A portion of the Cystobacter ferrugineus genome contains these proteins:
- a CDS encoding sensor histidine kinase translates to MTGEKIAERVSVLLRRLSRIHGALVMAVGLVVLTAWVFGLSSLKGLRPGLPTMKANTALCFVLSGAALLVAGLTRPPPALRRASVVSAAGVVLISVLSLLQYVLDVNLGLDELLVVDPARDVELGYPGRMAPNTALCFLLLGLALLCLEVETRMVGWPSQYLAALAGVIALVGLTGYFYGQQEFTGVARYTQMAVHTTVCFLLLALGVFEARATQGFMRVVSGPGLGGALARWLLPPALVLPILIGGMVLWAYRSAAFPLPFALALIASGNVIIFTVLVWAAAFALDRAESLRLRGEEERIGLQAREQAARNEAAAQQRERTRAENAERDAQRAVRQREDILAVVSHDLKNPLSSIGMSARLLRRLIPEGEAGERMRKHTHIIERSVERMDRLIRDLLDMASLQADQVKLNLEIHDVEELVREGLLLLEPLAVEAAIELRTRLPPEHCQVRCDRDRFFQVLSNLVGNALKFTPERGLVTVEAVPEASVVRFQVHDTGPGIPAEALPHLFERFWRVEGTGKKGTGLGLAISRGLVEAQGGTMDVRSEQGRGSTFCFTLPRVSAPGPQG, encoded by the coding sequence ATGACAGGCGAGAAGATCGCTGAGCGTGTCTCCGTACTCCTGCGGCGGTTGTCTCGCATTCATGGCGCGCTGGTCATGGCGGTGGGGCTCGTGGTGCTCACCGCGTGGGTGTTTGGCCTCTCCTCGCTCAAGGGGCTGCGGCCGGGCCTGCCCACGATGAAGGCCAACACGGCCCTGTGCTTCGTCCTCTCGGGAGCGGCCCTGCTCGTCGCCGGCCTCACGCGGCCCCCGCCCGCGCTGCGGCGCGCCTCGGTGGTGAGCGCGGCAGGCGTGGTCCTCATCAGCGTCCTGTCGCTGCTCCAGTACGTCCTGGACGTGAACCTGGGCCTGGACGAGCTGCTCGTGGTGGACCCCGCGCGCGACGTGGAGCTCGGCTATCCGGGGCGCATGGCCCCCAACACCGCCCTGTGCTTCCTGCTGCTCGGGCTGGCCCTCCTGTGTCTCGAGGTGGAGACGCGGATGGTGGGTTGGCCCTCGCAGTACCTCGCCGCGCTCGCGGGCGTCATCGCCCTGGTGGGCCTCACGGGCTACTTCTACGGACAGCAGGAGTTCACCGGCGTCGCGCGCTACACGCAGATGGCGGTGCACACCACGGTGTGCTTCCTGCTGCTGGCGCTCGGCGTCTTCGAGGCCCGCGCCACCCAGGGCTTCATGCGGGTCGTCTCTGGCCCGGGTCTGGGGGGAGCGCTCGCGCGCTGGCTGCTGCCGCCGGCCTTGGTGCTGCCCATCCTCATCGGGGGCATGGTGCTCTGGGCCTACCGCTCCGCGGCCTTTCCCCTCCCCTTCGCCCTGGCGCTCATCGCCTCGGGCAACGTCATCATCTTCACCGTGCTGGTGTGGGCGGCCGCGTTCGCGCTGGACCGGGCCGAGTCCCTGCGCCTGCGCGGCGAGGAGGAGCGGATTGGCCTCCAGGCCCGGGAGCAGGCCGCGCGCAACGAGGCCGCCGCCCAGCAGCGCGAGCGCACCCGGGCGGAGAACGCCGAGCGCGACGCCCAGCGCGCCGTGCGCCAGCGCGAGGACATCCTCGCCGTGGTGAGTCATGACCTGAAGAACCCGCTGAGCAGCATCGGCATGAGCGCCCGGCTGCTGCGGCGGCTGATTCCCGAGGGCGAGGCCGGCGAGCGGATGCGCAAGCACACCCACATCATCGAGCGCTCGGTGGAGCGGATGGATCGGCTCATCCGGGATCTGCTCGACATGGCGAGCCTCCAGGCGGACCAGGTGAAGCTGAACCTGGAGATCCATGACGTGGAGGAGCTGGTGCGCGAGGGACTGCTGCTGCTCGAGCCACTGGCGGTGGAGGCCGCCATCGAGCTGCGCACGCGGCTGCCGCCGGAGCACTGCCAGGTGCGGTGCGATCGGGATCGCTTCTTCCAGGTGTTGAGCAACCTGGTGGGCAACGCGCTCAAGTTCACCCCCGAGCGGGGCCTGGTGACGGTGGAGGCGGTGCCCGAGGCGTCCGTCGTGCGCTTCCAGGTGCATGACACCGGCCCGGGCATTCCCGCCGAGGCGCTGCCCCACCTCTTCGAGCGCTTCTGGCGCGTGGAGGGCACGGGCAAGAAGGGCACGGGGCTCGGCCTCGCCATCAGCCGGGGGCTCGTGGAGGCCCAGGGGGGCACGATGGACGTACGCAGCGAGCA